One stretch of Pedobacter riviphilus DNA includes these proteins:
- a CDS encoding RluA family pseudouridine synthase, which produces MPITDNDILFEDNHLIAINKRAGDIVQVDETGDEPLDEQVKKYIAKKYNKPNGAFLGVVHRLDRPVSGVILFAKTSKALERMNAVFKNREVKKTYWAVVKNKPEKESATLVHWLVKNPQKNVVSYYNTEVTGSQRAELSYKVKAKVGDYYLLEVDPLTGRSHQIRVQLSSMGCPIMGDNKYGYPRGSRKGSICLHARRLQFIHPVKKEPVNIFAKLPVDGFWERFEDL; this is translated from the coding sequence ATGCCAATTACCGATAACGACATCCTTTTTGAAGACAATCATTTAATCGCTATTAACAAAAGAGCAGGTGATATTGTGCAGGTTGATGAAACTGGCGATGAGCCTTTGGATGAACAGGTGAAAAAGTATATCGCTAAAAAGTACAATAAACCCAATGGTGCTTTTTTAGGGGTAGTACACCGTTTAGACCGACCGGTGAGTGGTGTAATTTTGTTTGCTAAAACCAGTAAGGCTTTAGAACGGATGAATGCTGTTTTTAAAAACAGGGAAGTAAAGAAAACCTATTGGGCAGTGGTGAAGAACAAGCCAGAGAAAGAATCGGCTACTTTGGTGCATTGGCTGGTGAAAAACCCGCAGAAAAATGTGGTTTCTTATTATAATACAGAAGTTACTGGCAGCCAGCGGGCCGAGCTTTCTTATAAAGTAAAAGCCAAGGTTGGCGATTATTATCTTTTGGAGGTTGATCCTTTAACAGGCCGATCGCACCAGATTAGGGTTCAGCTATCATCAATGGGCTGCCCGATTATGGGTGATAATAAATATGGTTATCCGCGAGGAAGCAGAAAAGGAAGTATTTGCCTACATGCGCGGCGCTTACAGTTTATACACCCGGTAAAAAAAGAACCTGTAAACATATTCGCCAAATTACCTGTTGATGGGTTTTGGGAACGGTTTGAGGATTTATAG